From Cotesia glomerata isolate CgM1 linkage group LG3, MPM_Cglom_v2.3, whole genome shotgun sequence:
TGGACCAGATGTTTTCCACGGCAACCGGAGCAGGAGCAGGAGGGTTCAGCGGTTTCGGGGCCCAGCCAGCGTTCAACTACTTCCCAGCCGGGAACggggacttcaacgcctgggggACGCCCAGGAAGGCCCGCTACGAGGAGTACTACCCCCAGCCCAGAGGCAACGACAACTACACCGAGATGAAAATAGAGCAGGGCGTCGCCGGTCTGTCCCTAGGATCCGGCGAGCAGCTCCGTCACGAAATGTCTTCCCAGAGCAAGACCGAGCCAAAGGAGCAGCGGAAAATAACCTGGGCGAGCGTCGCCAGCCAGCCGGCCAAGCCAGTTCCGCCAGTGTCCACCAGCCAGGTGATGAAGAAGAAAGCCGGCATGCCCCCACCTCCTATCGTTCCTGGGAAACACAATATGGACATTGGGACCTGGGGAGAGGGCAAGTCTTCAGCTCCGCCTCCAAAGGCTCCTCTGCCGCCGCAAATTCCGCCGCCGGTCGTTACTCCGCCGGTTATTCCAAGGCAGAGACCGACTCCGCCGCCAAGTTGGAAGCCTTCTTCGCCTCCGCCGCAGCCACATCCTGGACCACAACAGTTACACGGTCCAGGGCCTCAGTTGCAGCATCCAATGGCTCAGCAGCAGCCCCAGCCGCAGCATCAGCCTCAACAACATCAGCCTCAACAAAATCAGCCTCAACAACATCAGCCTCAACAAAATCAGCCTCAACAACatcagcaacaacaacaacaacaacaacaacaacaacaacaacaacaacaacaacaacaacaacaacaacatcaGCATCATCAACAACATCCTCCACAGTCTCAGCAGCCGCttcaacagcaacaacaacaacaacaacaacaaccacaacaacaacaacaacaacaacaacagcaacagccTCAGCCTCAGCAGCATCATCAAGCTCAACAAAATCATCATAATCAGCATCAGCATCAGCAGCAGCATCAACATCAACATCAACATCAACATCAACATCAACATCAACACCAGCATCAGAATCAGGCGCCACCACCGCCACCACCACAACAGTATCCACCGCATTTACCACCCGGTCCCACGCTCTCACACCCAGTCCTCGACGAACTGAAGGTCAAAAACGACTACAACCCTGGAGAGTTTGATCAGACAGCACCTGGTGCcagattttttgttattaaatcgtACTCGGAGGACGACATCCATCGGTCAATAAAATACGAGATTTGGTGCAGCACTGAGCACGGGAATAAAAGACTTGATCAGGCGTTCAAAGAGGCTAACAGAGATGGAGCACcgttgtatttatttttctcggTGAATGGCTCGGGACACTTTTGCGGCATGGCGCAAATGGTCTCTTCTGTGGACTACCACAGCAACAGCTCGGTCTGGTCGCAGGACAAGTGGAAGGGCCAGTTCCGCGTGCGCTGGATATATGTTAAAGATGTCCCCAATACTCAGCTGCGCCATATCAGATTGGAGAACAACGAAAACAAGCCGGTGACTAACTCACGGGATGCACAAGAGGTCCCCCATGCCAAGGGGGTACATGTACTCAGGATTCTGCACACGTATCGGCACACTACGAGTATTTTTGATGACTTTGGTCACTACGAGAGGCGACAGGCTGAAGAAGATCAGCGCAAGGGGCCACCCCCTGGTGCTATGCAGCATCTTCAGCaccagcagcagcagcagcagcagcatcatcatcatcaccatcaGCCGCCTCCGCATCATCAGCAGCAGCACTCACCGCCTGCTGGCGGGCCACGCGGACGGCCTCACTCTCATCACAATGATTCGAGAGACCATCAACATCCTCAACATTCGCATCATCAACGCAAGGTAAttctttttgtttaataattaaataaaattttgctcgattaaataatgacttttgttaaattgcactgtactttcttaaatattgacatttttaaagatataagctcatcccgatgttacgctcatcaagagctttcatttgagtacccacatgcatttttgatatatttttcatatatacatatatataatatatataaatatatgaaatatatgaaaaattgatgtgggtactcaaatgaaaggtctcgatgagtataatgtcggagtgagcttatatatttaaaaatgtcaatagttgacaagatacaaggtaatttcttaattatattaaattgtactgtactttcttaactattgacatttttaaagatataagttcatcccgatattatactcatcaagagctttcatttgagtacccacatgcattttcatatatttttcatatatacatatatataatatatataaatatatgaaaaattgatgtgggtactcaaatgaaaggtctcgatgagtgtaacatcaggatgagcttatatctttaaaaatgtcattagttcacaagatacaaggtcatttcttaattatgtaataattaattttttttttttttttttttttttttatttaggaaCATAATCGTGATGGAGGACGTGGACGAGGACGAGGAAATTCTTCACGTCAGTAGCAACGGGCTTTTAATTGATGCtgttaacaattataaataattaataaaaagaacatgaagataaatattgaatgataatTGAACAGATAatcatgatgatgatgatgaaggaCCATTTACTTATTATCTCAATTACACAACAGGATTAATTCgtggtatatatatatatatgtatatatatagatatacatatacatatatagatctatataaatatatgaagtAATGTACACACATCGCTTATTTGCAACATCgacagtttaaaaaaaaaaaataataggtttgaaaaatatttaataaatcagttttattaaaactcagtgttgaatattaaatttgattgagaggtttttaaatattaattctcAATCATGTGTGACtttggataaataaaaatggttttaaaaataattattaaaataaataaaaatgataatgaagaagaaaatattataattataataaatataaaaataaaaatggaatGATTATGAAAATAGATTGAGACAATGTCTCTCGTAAAGTGGacagtgaaaaaataaaatattaaaattcagtGCCTACGGCCTCTTGGGACGAATCGCTACtggaaatgatttttaattattatttaatcatgttaattatataattaaaaataaaaaaaagtgttgatCGGTCTTGAGATcgtgctaaaaaaaaaaaaaactaaatcactaaaaaacaaatagtctgtcaatttttattatattactatatttttgtttttattgctTAGATGTTATTGTACTGAGAGAAAAATACACTTGTACACCTACTGAACTATAACATGGTAACAGACtatataatgtataaatttgaattataccTGTGAGATATGCAATTTGTTATTGTACTCACAATTTTATTCTCCTTGTCTTGTTTAAACGtgcaaacaaattttaattacgatTACTCCGATGCATGAGAAATAAAGAACGATTAAATTCATTGAATAAAActagattattaattaaatatttttttattttgatattttttttcctaacaattcatttattataatttatattattaagaaaataaaaaaattttgtgtccaggatagtcatgataaaatcgtttttttttttttttttatttaaatttagtgtcattgcaaaggtcttgatttgaaaatgctctatctctagatacataattaagaaatgatcttgtatcttgtgaactattgacatttttaaagttataagctcaccccgacattacactcatcgagacctttcatttgagtacccacatcaatttttcatatatttatatatattatatacatgtatatatgaaaaatatatcaaaaatgcatgtgggtactcaaatgaaagctcttgatgagtgtaacatcaggatgagcttatatctttaaaaacgtcaatatttaagaaagtacagtgcaaattaataaatatcttgtgacataatgacatttttagagatataagctcacttcgACATTCcaatcatcgagacctttcatttgagtactcacattaattttttatatatttcatatattatatatatgtatatatgaaaaatatatcaaaaatgcatgtgggtactcaaatgaaagctcttgatgagtgtaacatcaggatgagcttatatctttaaaaacgtcaatatttaagaaagtacagtgcaatttaacaaatatcttgtgaaataatgacatttttaaagatataagctcaccccgacattacactcttcgagacctttcatttgagtacccacatcaatttttcatatatttcatatatttgtatatattatatatatgtatatatgaaaaatatttcaaaaatgcatgtgggtactcacatgaaatctcttgatgagcgtaacatcaggatgagcttatatgtttaaaatcgtcaatatttaagaaagtacagtgcaatttaacaaaagttattatttaataatccaaaatttcatttattcataattcacaagtcacggcagtcacatagtgactgcaaggttactaattaagattctaaaaaaattaagccaaataatttttgtatctgtaaaaaattttatttgtaaaagaattaattattgcaaagTACGGGAACTTGATCAGCCCAAGAAATTTGTCTAGTAGAACCAGGTCGATTTTCAGAATCTCCACCCGAGTTACTCtgcaaattttcaataattctctGCGCTTGCGGAGGATCCGCCAATTTAGTAGAATGAATTGGTTCTTGTAAGTGCAAGTCTTCCATTTTATCCAAAGCAGATTCTCTTATTAATTCATCACCAGAAGTAGCTTGATTATCGAAATAATTCTTTATATTATCAACAACATAGGTAGGAAATTTATCTCTGTTAGCTTCCACGTACTTGAGTACAAATAAATCAGCCCCAGTGATTACAAACctgtgattaaaaatatttatttcagctcCAATAAAAAAGTCCTCTGGAGtgtaataaacaacttgatcaTTGTCGGTGTCAGCTCGATAAATTTTACTCTTTGGTACGAGCATTGCCGCCAAAAAACATCCACCCCGATGTCCAGAGTTCCTTTTATCTATTtcggttatttttattttcccatcACTGAGACTGTACTCAAGAACAAACTCACGGTCTTTATCTTCCGGGTGCACAGCAATCATGCTCACTAAATACCGAAGTTTTTTTGGGTGATTAAATATCTTCCTTATCACatcttctttattattttccttaaTTTGTCTTTGTAAGCGTTTTCTTGCTTCCgagttattataataataatcatcattaTCAATTCCCGCCGACACTCGCGCCGGCTGTTGAATATTAAGCATTTCACTGTAATACTTCCTCGTGAAATTATCGcagtcataaaaataaaatttacgaccaaagataaaaattgtttctccgacctaaaaaaaaataatttattaatttcacttcaaacgttaaatttaaaaactgacCTTTAAATCAGACGGCGAATAAAAGtcaccattattattatcatatctTTCCATGTAAATACTCGGAAACGAATTGGGAACATCGCTCCAATTTTTGGGAACTTTCATCCTCTTTAAGAGTAACCTTGATGGGTCTTTTCCGTAATTAGTCACCTGAATTTCCCTCACCGCGATAGTGTCATCCGTCAAAAAGTACAAAACCTGATAGCGGTCGTCGTTCCAGGTCGCGTCGAAGGTCAAAACCATCCCGTCAAACTCCAAAAACCTTCGTCTTGGATCTTCGACACCTGGACGAGTACGTCGGGTCGCTGATAATGCTGCTCGTGAAGCATTTTCTTTGGCGACACGCTCCTGGGTGTAAGAGTCCGGTGGCGGGGTCTCTTTTTCTCCTAAATCAATTCCCTGGCTTCGCATAAATTCTTCAGTGAAGGTATCACAGTCCACCGTGTGATAAACTATTCCATAAATtgctaaaattataattatttatattataaatcggttttttcacttaaatttAGTGGCACTGCAGAGGTCtttacttgaatttgtgccttttcaaggtttcatattattcttaccgatagtcaatttattataagtatttaggctgcattcaaaaatgctctatatttctagatacataattaagaaatgaccttgtcattttgtatcttgagaactattgacatttttgaagatataagctcatccttatgttacactcatcgagacctttcatttgagtacccacatcaatttttcatatatttcatatatttatatatttcacaaataccatatatataaaatatataaaaaatcccatgtaggtacttaaattaaatgaaaggtctcgatgagtgtaacatcaaaatgagtttatttcttaaaaaatgtcaataattaagaaatgaccttgtatctcgtgaactattgacatttctaaagatataagctcatcccgatattacactcatcaagacctttcatttgagtacccacatcaatttttcatatatttatatatatatatatatatatatatatatatatatatatatttatatatatatgtatatatgaaaaatatatcaaaaatacatgtgggtactcaaatgaaagctcttgatgagtgtaacatcgggatgagcttatatctttaaaaacgtcaataattaagaaagtacagtgcaatttaacaaatatcttgtgaactattgacatttttaaagatataagctaacctcgacattacactcatcgagacctttcatttgagtacctacatcaatttttcatatatttatatatttatatatatgtatatatgaaaaatatatcaaaaatgcatgtgggtactcaaatgaaagctcttgatgagtgtaacatcaggatgatcttatatctttataaatgtctatagttaagaaattacacttcaatttaacaaaattcattatttaatagaacAAAAGTTTGCACttgtaatttcatttaattcctaagtgtggaatttttttgttaaaatttttttataacaatttaattattataaaaataaaaaaaaatcaacagatGTCTATGAACTTCAggataattaatgaaaacatACCTAAATCAATACCAATATTTAAATCTTTCCAATGATAAAACTCGCCGttgattttaggaatttttccaCGACGTACCAGCCTGCCCTGCTTAAAACCCGCATTGTCAACCGCGGGCTCCATAACTGACATTGTGTCAtcctcaagaaaataaataatattgacatGACGTATCCTGTGATACTCAGCCGGGGAATTGGGAACACTCTGGCGGAAAAATGCCTTGAAATTCAGACACTTTTGAGCGTACAACACATAATGCGGTATTACTTGACGATAAGCGTATCCTTTTGATCTTCCATAAGTCAGTGAGGGGTCGTATCTACAATTTatccaattattaattaaattaataattaaataaactaattatttacttacatAACTTCATTAGGGGACTCCTGGGCGTAAGCTGATGACTTTGAATCCACGGGACGTCGTCCCGTTCCAACACTCGAGTCACTAACAATTCTACCCGCATttgagtaatttaatttttgtttaagttTGTGGTCTTGATTCtgaataagttaattttttaattatattataatctcaattattttaaattatactaaattttttaatattaaagttagtcgacatttaaaattttttgattttgcttcaattattaaattagaactaaaaaatattttttttaaattgcacttacagtttttcaaattttttacaaatgtaaattttttatgacattaaagttagcagtcattagagaattttttgatttattttaacaaacaaatttgttccaaaaaataaattaaaaaaaattgcattttttatttttttaattttgacatgtcaattttgttttctaattttttttgaaaaaaattctaaaaattattaaatatcttctaaatttctttttattgatttttttcaatagataaaaattataaaaatttttagatgtcggctaacttaattttcatcttaattttataatactaaaattagccgacgttattaatttttgttgtttttttaatttcttaaattatataactacaaaatatttttaaaaaattgctcgtgtagttttttaaatttttcacaaatgaattttttaaaaaatttttttgtaataatttttttaataaaaaaatattctaaaaatttttaaatgtcggctaacttaatttccATCTGAATTTTACAGACAcctgttaattttttgaaattttataacaaaactatattaattgaaaaaaaattttatgacattgAAGTTAGCTATATCACTTGaccaattttaaattttatttaacaattaaattaattcagataaaaattaaaaaaattgacagatgtttgctaatttaaaaataaatatttaaatatttactcactaaataattttgaaaggaGTACCCAGGTAACAAAGGTAAGTCCGCCATCGCGTAATCACAATCTtacttacatttatttatttagatgtTTACTCTGACAACGGGTATTGATCGTTGCTAAggagtaattaatattaatattaaataacaaaattgttttttgtcaaaataaaacagcgtatttatttaatataatctcTAACATTACtcaaacaatttattatttaatattaataattaataatatatatatatatattatggcGCGATATTGACAATTTAAGCGACCGCAGTGGGCGATGAGCTTtgcaataataatcaataatacttatgagtaaataaaaataattatttaataaataatgaccaTTTCTTCAAAGTTATTATCACATTTCTACGATTTGTTTCATGGCGACCATGCACCCAGCTGAAAGTAATCCTGCAGCTGGGACGGTTATCAGCCAGGCGAAAGCGATGTTTCGGAAGAGTGTCCAGGAAACTCCTTCGCCGCCCCGCGAAGCCCAGCCTACGCAGACGACGGACCCGACCTTGCAGTGGGTCGTAGAGACAGGCAGTCCAGCTTTGCTGGCTAGAAGAACTGTCAATGCTGCACCgaccttaaaaaattaatttaattatgaaaattaatttagcagatatttgataattttaagaatatttttaaataaataaattatggcaaaaaaaagaagaaaaaaaattgacttgtagaaatttaaaaaaatagaaaatgaaatttttttttaataattttttggaaaaaatttatttgtaaaaaaaaattaaaaaatggttaagtgattaattttttaaattacattaaaattaggaGTAACTTTACCATTTtctttaacaattaaattgctataaaaaaatttcacattaataaattgaaattaaattttaaaaaatagttttttcttaattttgttaaactttaatgccatttttaatttttattttaaaataaactagataaaaaaaattattttaaaaaatcgtcatttataattttttagaactttcaataatggaattttttagataaaatttttttgctatagtttatttgttaaaaataataaaatgtctcttaatttatgaaaattaaattagctgacgtctaaacatttttataatttattttattgaaaaaattattaaaaaaaaaattttcagatgcagaaaatttaaaaaattatccgtgcaattttttaaaaatatttttttagttctaatttaattaaaaacaaatcaaaaattctttaacatcggctaatttaataatactaaagttagccgacgattttaattttttatatttttaattaattaaattagaacaaaaaatatttattaaaaattgcacttacagtttttaaatttttttttataaatgaaaatttttttttatttttttgtaatcattttttcagtaaaaaaaaaattctaaaaatttttagatgtcggctaacttaattttcatgctaatttataataataaagttcgccaacatttttgattttgtttaatttattaaattaaagctaaaaaatatttttaaaaaattgtacttataatttttcaagttttttataaacgaaaatttttttgtcaatttttttaataaaaaattttaaaatatcggctaactttattttcatggCTAATTTTAGCATCATctaaatttcagtatcataaaaaaatatcgatcATGCAGCCTACTAATTTAAATgacttatttatattaaaatttattctgagATCGATAATATACAGAAGAAGACGTACTTCGATAGTGAAACCAGTAGTGGGTGTAATTTTAGCAAGGTCCTGACCCAGAGTTTGAATGACGCGTCTACCCCAGATCCACAATCCAACAGAAATGCCGACTCCTCCGTAGAGAAGAATCAGCAGGGGTGTCTCAGTCTCTTGTTTAGCAGATCCTTCAGCGTAGACAGCCCAGAGACCTATCAGGGGTCCGATGGCGTTGCTGACGTCGTTGCCGCCGTGTGCGAAGCTCCCGAAAGCTGCGGTGAGCACTTGGAGGAAGGAGAATAATTTCGCCACCTCAGGATTGTCTTCTGTGTGATTCTGGGTGTCTACCGGCTCGGTGATACCCTCGTCGCAGATCTCAGTTCCGCCGGTTGTCAGTAACAGAGGACTCGCACTGTTGTTTCCTCTAAGACCTGGCTGCTCACCAGACTTGGCCACCTTGTTGGTCGTGTTCGGGGTCTCGGTTATCACCGACAAAGGCGTTGTTTCTTTTTTGCTGTCACAAGCCCCGAAGCTCGTCGGGTCCAGAGCGTTGCTCAGCATTATCCGGCGACGCTGAACCGGCACCACAAACACCAGGACTATCAGGCCGGATAATAATCCTGCTACCACCGCTGCTACTCCGCTGACCCACTTAGGCAAGTTATCCATCATCAatactgaaaatttaaataattatttttaataattgataaatctaGATTAAGACGGACAATATTAAAGGAGTTAATTACGTTTTGGTCCATCCAAAATAacagataaaatattaacagaCAGTGTGAGGCCATAAAAAATTGGCAGGACACGAAGACCTCGTTCAAGGGGCATTCTAGCGtttaatattgacttttttatcaACCAGAATAATAATACTGATACAATTCCGCTGAGTATTGGACTCGCGAACCATGATCCAGCTATATTTAATAAGGCCATCCATCTTacctgttaaaaaaataaattataagttcgcttgactattttttaatttttttttttttaaggaacaaatttcttcaaaaaaattggattttaaaatttttttaatttttacatgtcaatttttttaaataatttatttgttaaaaacattattaaaattattaaatatctggtaaattatttacatttaaaaatgacactAAAGTTAGAAGTCACTtggctattttttattttttttttttaacaaacaaatttgttgaaaaaaattatttaaaaaaaattggatttctagtttttttatatttctacatgtcaatttttttttgtcataatttatttgttaaaatgatcaaatatctgctaaattaattttcatttaaaaatgacattaaagttagcagtcacttgactatttttaaattttttttttaacacacaaatttgttaaaaaaaaatagcatttgtaatttttttaaatttctccatgtaaatttatttgttaaaaaatttattaaattaattataatttaatttttattttcaggtaAAATAACTTACGCCAGCAGTACCTCTGCATACAAGTGAAAAACCAACAGTCGCACCAACAATCGAATGCGTACCAGAAATGGGTAATCTTAATGCTGTAGCAAACAACAACCAAATCCCAGAACCAGTGAGACTACACAGTAAACCAATCATAAATTCTTTTTCAAATCCTTCGTACAAACCGACGTCCAAGATTCCTTTTCTCATTGTATCAGACACCTGAAAATCAACACcatgattaataatttcttcagAACTGAAgaaatgttgataaaaaaatatttaggtaAGTACCTTGTAACCGATCAACACAGCTCCGGCTATTTCGAATATTGTAGCTAGTATGCATGCCTGAAAAATAGTCAACACTCCTGCACCGACACTTGTTCCAAAACTGTTAGCAACATCATTAGCTCCGATGCCAAACGCCAGTATAAATGCTACTATAAACCCAACAACTACCAGCCAAATGAAATCAGGATCATACTGTTCAGTCATTGTTACtgactaattaataatagtaataataataataataataatgtttgttattatcttGCTAGTTTTGATCTCAGTAACTCGTGGGTTCTCCAGTTGTAAAAATAACACTTTTAGCAACTCACTCATccaattattatcattactggTTCggtatctttttattttcttcaaattaatTCCATTCGCTCAGTcatattttttacagtgtaaatataattaatatatacacATTTGTACATGtatcatatatacatttatatgtaCATGCAGAAGCAATTAAAGGTCTATACCATGACAGGCCAATTGATAAGAATAAGTTAATAcaacttataaaataattaactatgATAGGCTAATCATACaggaaattattaaaaaaaaaaaattaacttatactTTATATCTTGAGGATAATAAAATCAACTCGGTATTAAACAATTTGTACATAAAAAGGAGGTAGTTTATCGCCGTAGCACCCAAATTCACTAGCTTCATGACTTTTTATcgttttatttcaatttgttCTATCGTTTCTTCCTTGTTAGGTTTAatggttaataaaaatatatatgtatatgtataatatgTAATGATtaacgtggttttttttaagtatttcttcttagattttttaataatattgttattgtaatttaaatgtcGAGTGTTTACAAGACAATTTGTCTTCTAATTTAGGCACTGATTTTATTCTACCAAATGCCATACGCTTCATCATAATCTTCAATACTTTTATTGATCTTCTCTTCGTTTTTTgcatctaaaaaaaatcacttcatTAGTATGCActcaatttatcaaaatttatttttattatttaattaaaatataaatagacaataataaaattgaaaaaaaaaaagatgaattttaaaaat
This genomic window contains:
- the LOC123260675 gene encoding YTH domain-containing family protein 3-like isoform X3, with the protein product MSAGLAGTVPDQRMKGQANQTNNGPKEHQASDHGGDESNFDSWRGGNNTQHHSNYPTIGTGEPYPYYTNTSFQYQTFGAGDGTWSNGTDPVAFLSGYGGQISHDAYGGGMDQMFSTATGAGAGGFSGFGAQPAFNYFPAGNGDFNAWGTPRKARYEEYYPQPRGNDNYTEMKIEQGVAGLSLGSGEQLRHEMSSQSKTEPKEQRKITWASVASQPAKPVPPVSTSQVMKKKAGMPPPPIVPGKHNMDIGTWGEGKSSAPPPKAPLPPQIPPPVVTPPVIPRQRPTPPPSWKPSSPPPQPHPGPQQLHGPGPQLQHPMAQQQPQPQHQPQQHQPQQNQPQQHQPQQNQPQQHQQQQQQQQQQQQQQQQQQQQQQHQHHQQHPPQSQQPLQQQQQQQQQQQQPQPQQHHQAQQNHHNQHQHQQQHQHQHQHQHQHQHQHQHQNQAPPPPPPQQYPPHLPPGPTLSHPVLDELKVKNDYNPGEFDQTAPGARFFVIKSYSEDDIHRSIKYEIWCSTEHGNKRLDQAFKEANRDGAPLYLFFSVNGSGHFCGMAQMVSSVDYHSNSSVWSQDKWKGQFRVRWIYVKDVPNTQLRHIRLENNENKPVTNSRDAQEVPHAKGVHVLRILHTYRHTTSIFDDFGHYERRQAEEDQRKGPPPGAMQHLQHQQQQQQQHHHHHHQPPPHHQQQHSPPAGGPRGRPHSHHNDSRDHQHPQHSHHQRKEHNRDGGRGRGRGNSSRQ
- the LOC123260675 gene encoding YTH domain-containing family protein 3-like isoform X4 — its product is MSAGLAGTVPDQRMKGQANQTNNGPKEHQASDHGGDESNFDSWRGGNNTQHHSNYPTIGTGEPYPYYTNTSFQYQTFGAGDGTWSNGTDPVAFLSGYGGQISHDAYGGGMDQMFSTATGAGAGGFSGFGAQPAFNYFPAGNGDFNAWGTPRKARYEEYYPQPRGNDNYTEMKIEQGVAGLSLGSGEQLRHEMSSQSKTEPKEQRKITWASVASQPAKPVPPVSTSQVMKKKAGMPPPPIVPGKHNMDIGTWGEGKSSAPPPKAPLPPQIPPPVVTPPVIPRQRPTPPPSWKPSSPPPQPHPGPQQLHGPGPQLQHPMAQQQPQPQHQPQQHQPQQNQPQQHQPQQNQPQQHQQQQQQQQQQQQQQQQQQQQQQHQHHQQHPPQSQQPLQQQQQQQQQQPQQQQQQQQQQQPQPQQHHQAQQNHHNQHQHQQQHQHQHQHQHQHQHQHQHQNQAPPPPPPQQYPPHLPPGPTLSHPVLDELKVKNDYNPGEFDQTAPGARFFVIKSYSEDDIHRSIKYEIWCSTEHGNKRLDQAFKEANRDGAPLYLFFSVNGSGHFCGMAQMVSSVDYHSNSSVWSQDKWKGQFRVRWIYVKDVPNTQLRHIRLENNENKPVTNSRDAQEVPHAKGVHVLRILHTYRHTTSIFDDFGHYERRQAEEDQRKGPPPGAMQHLQHQQQQQQQHHQQHSPPAGGPRGRPHSHHNDSRDHQHPQHSHHQRKEHNRDGGRGRGRGNSSRQ
- the LOC123260675 gene encoding YTH domain-containing family protein 3-like isoform X5 gives rise to the protein MSAGLAGTVPDQRMKGQANQTNNGPKEHQASDHGGDESNFDSWRGGNNTQHHSNYPTIGTGEPYPYYTNTSFQYQTFGAGDGTWSNGTDPVAFLSGYGGQISHDAYGGGMDQMFSTATGAGAGGFSGFGAQPAFNYFPAGNGDFNAWGTPRKARYEEYYPQPRGNDNYTEMKIEQGVAGLSLGSGEQLRHEMSSQSKTEPKEQRKITWASVASQPAKPVPPVSTSQVMKKKAGMPPPPIVPGKHNMDIGTWGEGKSSAPPPKAPLPPQIPPPVVTPPVIPRQRPTPPPSWKPSSPPPQPHPGPQQLHGPGPQLQHPMAQQQPQPQHQPQHQPQQHQQQQQQQQQQQQQQQQQQQQQQHQHHQQHPPQSQQPLQQQQQQQQQQPQQQQQQQQQQQPQPQQHHQAQQNHHNQHQHQQQHQHQHQHQHQHQHQHQHQNQAPPPPPPQQYPPHLPPGPTLSHPVLDELKVKNDYNPGEFDQTAPGARFFVIKSYSEDDIHRSIKYEIWCSTEHGNKRLDQAFKEANRDGAPLYLFFSVNGSGHFCGMAQMVSSVDYHSNSSVWSQDKWKGQFRVRWIYVKDVPNTQLRHIRLENNENKPVTNSRDAQEVPHAKGVHVLRILHTYRHTTSIFDDFGHYERRQAEEDQRKGPPPGAMQHLQHQQQQQQQHHHHHHQPPPHHQQQHSPPAGGPRGRPHSHHNDSRDHQHPQHSHHQRKEHNRDGGRGRGRGNSSRQ